One genomic segment of Mytilus galloprovincialis chromosome 5, xbMytGall1.hap1.1, whole genome shotgun sequence includes these proteins:
- the LOC143075845 gene encoding G patch domain-containing protein 3-like, producing METNQNNEIVYGIVNNIPGTYHSSDLRNFFSQFIETNGFHCFHFRHRPEKQMLPKSADKDMIKNDVKTFCCVFRTTPVRLDNLIKMYNRKHWLDKNGDSISQVCYISKISVSQTTKAFALGFKPGDADPLYKNRAETKQIPTDREDFTDADLSKLPELHPPDVMPNGNVGTPTKVFLELIQQCRLPPVVIKKLGLTFPKTRTNKKYGDVPFDYGREIVETDFSDESVTCISGQGHKLLSEGEFQKDDVNNIAGPSQNTSENGESLKQTKQEEKCDKKKSDRHWRRDPETKKRMKEKIEEKMIAESDHSEGDNDSCEEWERHEAFHDDPDNQERNEERLFENEIELKWEKGGSGLVFYTDAQYWKEQEGDFDEQTTDDWDVDMSAYYEKGAGDKDIKDFLAMRQSQRWRDGIDSTDRFSLGIAKKRQKNNVSAADQAKIGKFEVHTKGIGRKILEKQGWQEGQGIGSSTEGMTEALENEGQPASVKTGFGYHGEKISRKSSKPRTADRQAIISTVYDSQEELQKSEPLLRRHDHYTITYRDPVQFKKAEPEKS from the exons ATGGAGACGAACCAAAACAACGAAATTGTATATGGAATTGTTAACAATATTCCAGGAACATATCATTCCTCAGATTTACGGAACTTTTTCTCACAGTTCATAGAAACAAATGGGTTTCATTGTTTCCACTTCAGACACCGACCAGAAAAACAAATGCTTCCCAAATCTGCAGATAAAGATATGATAAAAAACGATGTAAAGACGTTCTGTTGTGTGTTTCGTACAACCCCTGTTCGTTTAGATAACTTGATCAAAATGTACAACAGAAAACATTGGTTAGATAAAAACGGAGATTCGATATCACAAGTGTGCTACATCTCTAAAATTTCTGTATCCCAAACTACCAAAGCCTTTGCCTTGGGATTTAAGCCTGGAG ATGCAGATCCGTTATATAAAAATAGAGCAGAAACAAAACAAATTCCTACAGATAGAGAAGACTTTACTGATGCTGATTTATCAAAACTACCAGAGTTACATCCCCCTGATGTGATGCCAAATGGCAATGTTGGCACACCGACCAAAGTATTTTTAGAACTTATCCAGCAATGTAGACTCCCCCCTGTGGTCATAAAAAAACTTGGGTTGACCTTTCCTAAAACAAGGACAAATAAGAAGTATGGAGATGTTCCATTTGATTATGGGAGAGAAATTGTTGAAACAGATTTTTCAGATGAAAGTGTGACATGTATATCAGGTCAAGGTCATAAACTTTTAAGTGAGGGAGAATTTCAAAAAGATGATGTGAACAATATTGCTGGACCATCTCAAAATACTTCAGAAAATGGAGAAAGTCTTAAACAGACAAAGCAAGAAgaaaaatgtgataaaaagaagTCAGACAGACATTGGAGACGTGACCCAGAAACAAAGAAGAGAATGAAAGAAAAGATAGAAGAAAAAATGATTGCTGAATCAGATCACTCAGAAGGG gataATGATAGTTGTGAGGAGTGGGAACGACATGAAGCTTTCCATGACGACCCAGATAACCAAGAACGGAATGAAGAAAGGTTATTTGAGAATGAGATAGAACTAAAGTGGGAGAAAGGAGGAAGTGGATTAGTTTTCTACACAGATGCACAATACTGGAAGGAACAAGAAGGCG atttcgaTGAGCAAACCACTGATGACTGGGATGTTGATATGAGTGCTTACTACGAGAAAGGTGCAGGTGATAAGGACATTAAGGACTTTCTAGCAATGAGACAGTCTCAAAGATGGAGGGATGGTATCGATAGCACTGATAGATTTAGTCTTGGGATTGCAAAAAAACGACAGAAAAACAATGTGTCTGCTGCTGATCAAGCTAAAATAGGAAAGTTTGAAGTTCATACCAAGGGCATTGGGCGTAAGATATTAGAAAAGCAAGGCTGGCAGGAAGGACAGGGAATAGGGTCTTCTACAGAGGGCATGACAGAAGCTTTAGAAAATGAAGGACAACCAGCTTCTGTCAAAACAGGATTTGG ATACCATGGagaaaaaatatcaagaaaatcatCCAAGCCTAGAACTGCTGACAGGCAGGCTATAATAAGCACAGTTTATGATAGTCAAGAAGAATTACAGAAGTCAGAACCATTATTACGAAGACATGATCATTATACCATAACTTATAGAGACCCTGTACAATTTAAAAAGGCAGAGCCAGAAAAAAGTTGA